One part of the Bdellovibrio bacteriovorus genome encodes these proteins:
- the rpmG gene encoding 50S ribosomal protein L33, which translates to MAKKTGRIIVTLECTEARAEGKPVSRYTTTKNKTKTPSRLEKKKYNPNLKRHTVHRETK; encoded by the coding sequence ATGGCTAAAAAGACAGGAAGAATCATCGTAACTCTTGAGTGCACTGAAGCTCGCGCTGAAGGCAAACCTGTTTCTCGTTACACTACGACTAAAAACAAAACTAAGACTCCAAGCCGTCTTGAGAAGAAGAAATACAATCCGAATCTTAAGCGCCACACTGTTCACAGAGAAACGAAGTAA
- a CDS encoding superoxide dismutase — translation MTFELPALPYAKDALAPHMSAETLEYHHGKHHKTYVDNLNKLVPGTEHEGKTLEQIIMSSSGGVFNNAAQIWNHTFFWNCLSPKGGGEPTGELAQALVRDFGSIEKFKELFADASIKQFGSGWGWLVKNKEGKLEILSTSNAETPMTKGHTAILTCDVWEHAYYIDYRNSRPNFLAAFWKLVNWEFAAKNFKG, via the coding sequence ATGACTTTCGAACTTCCAGCACTTCCCTACGCTAAAGACGCTTTGGCTCCCCACATGTCCGCTGAGACATTGGAATACCACCACGGCAAACACCACAAAACCTACGTTGATAACTTGAACAAACTTGTTCCCGGCACTGAACACGAAGGTAAAACTCTGGAACAAATCATCATGAGCAGCTCAGGCGGCGTATTTAACAACGCAGCTCAGATCTGGAACCACACGTTCTTCTGGAACTGCCTGTCCCCGAAGGGCGGCGGTGAACCTACGGGTGAACTGGCGCAAGCCCTTGTTCGCGATTTCGGTTCCATCGAAAAATTCAAAGAACTGTTTGCTGATGCCAGCATCAAACAATTCGGCTCGGGCTGGGGCTGGCTTGTGAAAAACAAAGAAGGCAAACTGGAAATCCTGAGCACCAGCAACGCCGAAACCCCGATGACCAAAGGTCACACGGCAATTCTGACTTGCGATGTGTGGGAACATGCTTACTATATCGACTATCGCAACAGCCGCCCGAATTTCCTGGCCGCGTTCTGGAAGCTGGTGAACTGGGAATTCGCCGCAAAAAACTTTAAAGGCTAA
- a CDS encoding M14 family zinc carboxypeptidase: MTTLPEIQQIEKKIAQLGSTARAEILTHSQSEDLRFPIYKVSFGSQDPQAPVLGFVGGVHGLERIGAQVCVALMSSLAELSQWDESIQQTLEKVRIFFIPTVNPVGIYRKTRCNPQGVDLMRNAPIDADNPQFLLGGHRYSKKLPWYRGEEGAPMQLEAQALVDSVQKEISQSKLAMTLDLHSGFGLQDRLWFPYAKTVKPYPELHLCYALKDLLDRTYPHHFYRFEPQAQNYTTHGDLWDYLYDNHRARSGSGIYVPLCLEMGSWLWVKKNPWQIFSAEGPFNPLKGHRHKRTLRRHNTLMEFLIRAVNSPQAWITQNQEQVRQLDTRARELWYGNI, translated from the coding sequence ATGACAACATTGCCTGAGATCCAGCAAATCGAGAAAAAGATCGCGCAACTGGGCTCCACCGCCCGGGCGGAGATTTTGACCCATAGTCAATCTGAAGACCTGCGCTTTCCAATTTACAAAGTCTCTTTCGGCAGTCAGGACCCTCAGGCCCCGGTGCTGGGTTTTGTGGGTGGGGTGCACGGACTTGAACGCATCGGTGCGCAGGTTTGTGTGGCCTTGATGAGTTCATTGGCTGAGTTGTCCCAGTGGGATGAAAGCATTCAGCAGACTCTTGAAAAAGTCCGCATCTTTTTCATCCCGACCGTGAATCCGGTTGGTATTTACCGCAAGACCCGCTGCAATCCTCAAGGTGTCGATTTGATGAGAAATGCCCCCATCGATGCTGACAATCCACAGTTTTTACTGGGTGGTCACCGCTATAGCAAAAAACTGCCATGGTATCGCGGGGAAGAGGGCGCCCCCATGCAACTGGAAGCCCAGGCGTTGGTGGACAGTGTGCAGAAGGAAATTTCACAAAGTAAACTTGCCATGACTCTGGATCTGCATTCGGGGTTTGGTCTGCAGGATCGTCTGTGGTTCCCGTATGCCAAGACCGTGAAGCCGTATCCGGAACTGCATCTGTGCTACGCGCTGAAAGACCTTCTGGATCGCACGTATCCGCATCACTTTTATCGCTTTGAGCCGCAGGCTCAGAATTACACCACGCACGGGGATCTGTGGGATTATCTGTATGACAATCACCGCGCCCGTTCAGGCAGCGGCATCTATGTACCGCTGTGTCTGGAGATGGGGTCGTGGTTGTGGGTGAAGAAAAACCCGTGGCAGATTTTCAGCGCGGAAGGTCCGTTCAATCCGCTGAAAGGCCATCGTCATAAACGCACTCTGCGCCGTCATAACACGCTGATGGAATTTTTAATCCGGGCGGTGAATTCACCGCAGGCTTGGATCACGCAGAATCAGGAACAGGTCCGGCAGCTTGACACCCGGGCCAGGGAGCTTTGGTATGGCAACATCTAG
- a CDS encoding HD-GYP domain-containing protein, translated as MSSSWGNIPTWAYDAAQALMQSLKVVDPLTYAHCCRVGEMSRKLARDAGLNEYQQKLAEFAGLFHDIGKIGVPQEIIAKPGKLTDQEYELMKCHPVLSEEIIKPLATHDFFAEILPGIRGHHERVDGRGYPDKKNGDEIPLIARIILVVDTCDAMSETRAYRKGLPMEVVYEELKRCSGTQFDPQLVQIFLKAHEHWKDQKQDQDTLNYLIKKIA; from the coding sequence ATGTCTTCTTCCTGGGGAAACATTCCAACTTGGGCTTACGATGCCGCCCAGGCGCTGATGCAGTCATTGAAGGTCGTGGACCCTTTGACGTATGCCCATTGCTGCCGTGTCGGGGAGATGTCCCGCAAGCTTGCGCGCGATGCCGGTCTGAATGAGTATCAGCAGAAGCTGGCTGAATTTGCCGGCTTATTCCATGATATTGGGAAAATTGGTGTGCCTCAAGAGATCATCGCCAAGCCGGGCAAACTGACCGATCAGGAATATGAACTGATGAAGTGTCATCCGGTGCTGAGTGAAGAGATCATAAAACCGTTGGCAACCCATGACTTCTTTGCCGAAATTCTGCCGGGCATTCGCGGGCATCACGAACGCGTGGATGGGCGTGGTTATCCGGACAAAAAGAACGGCGACGAGATTCCCTTGATCGCGCGTATTATTCTGGTGGTTGACACCTGTGATGCCATGTCCGAAACCCGCGCTTACCGCAAGGGCCTGCCGATGGAAGTGGTGTACGAAGAACTGAAGCGCTGTTCGGGCACGCAGTTCGATCCGCAATTGGTGCAGATCTTCCTGAAGGCGCACGAGCACTGGAAGGACCAGAAGCAGGATCAGGACACACTGAACTATCTGATCAAAAAAATCGCATAA
- a CDS encoding DUF1338 domain-containing protein, with protein MMNLDTLLQKMWVDYCQLNPAAKRIYDIFTAEGETVLNDHIALRTFNHPRLGIESLAKHFKKLGYVEKGEYTFVEKKLYAKHYEHPNMDNPKIFISELELEKVSPFIRETVNQLVAQVPDSVIESETFAMAGRPWKVNWETYAKLAEESEYASWVAAYGFRPNHFTVNVNKLNKFNDLPTLNKFVQEKGYTLNKSGGEIKGTKADYLEQSSTMASEIPVKFDDGSTHNIPGCYYEFAKRYALDNGQLYQGFVAKSADKIFESTNKQK; from the coding sequence ATGATGAATCTGGACACTCTGTTGCAAAAGATGTGGGTGGATTACTGCCAACTGAATCCTGCAGCTAAACGCATTTATGACATTTTCACCGCCGAAGGTGAAACGGTGCTGAATGACCATATCGCTCTTCGCACCTTCAACCACCCGCGCCTGGGGATCGAATCCCTGGCCAAACACTTCAAAAAACTGGGTTACGTTGAAAAAGGCGAATACACGTTCGTGGAAAAAAAGCTATACGCCAAACACTACGAACACCCGAACATGGACAATCCAAAAATCTTCATCAGCGAACTGGAGCTTGAAAAGGTCTCCCCGTTCATTCGCGAAACCGTCAACCAACTGGTGGCGCAGGTTCCGGATTCTGTGATTGAAAGCGAAACCTTCGCTATGGCGGGACGCCCTTGGAAAGTAAACTGGGAAACTTACGCAAAACTGGCGGAAGAATCCGAATACGCTTCCTGGGTGGCGGCTTATGGCTTCCGTCCGAACCACTTCACCGTGAATGTGAACAAACTGAACAAGTTCAACGATCTGCCGACTTTGAACAAATTCGTTCAGGAAAAAGGCTATACACTGAACAAATCCGGCGGCGAAATCAAAGGGACCAAGGCGGACTATCTGGAGCAAAGCTCCACGATGGCTTCTGAAATCCCGGTGAAATTCGACGACGGCAGCACCCACAACATTCCAGGCTGCTACTATGAGTTCGCCAAACGCTATGCGCTGGATAACGGCCAACTGTATCAGGGCTTTGTCGCAAAATCCGCCGACAAGATCTTTGAAAGCACGAACAAACAGAAATAG
- a CDS encoding ATP-binding protein produces the protein MRIQYSLFDTLLEPVFVLTADQKVVYCNETAAIVAGLSIRKITRGMKFNELFQFSEPIEALDNLIGVSDATPYKEVNFKAIHAEEGKVQITLQPIFDSMGDKNWIVFVRDVTLEERLQKKYRAELEQKEGVITALEEAKVQLENYSKNLEQMVADRTRELSRLNTTMSALLDSLGQGFFIFNAEGKILDVSSKACEATVECKPDGQLIWDVLKLPENKVEGFKKWMQTLFMEMLPFEDLSCLGPETYPHSKERNIALEYHPLRSSEGVMEGVVVVASDITSLVEAQKQAEREKEHAKLIIHMIKSKREIHRFIQEAQGLLGQVRDEVSKDNGPYNTEELFRSLHTLKGGAALFSIKDVAEACHQAEGLLAELKESWTHPGFIALRGKCFEVEEFFHKFLDQTKEILGSSNMPEERQIEVAISKLNHIARKVGSLPGGGAVAQELLLELAMEPVAGFVEPYNDVMLRVAAQVDKMVSPLKIHNGNLMVIPEIYSGLFSTFVHAFRNAVDHGIEMPDHRVDIGKPAEGQVDVTFSLNHNSQGSWLLVQIKDDGGGIDPARIREKLTGKGLDVSAESDQQIIQHIFDSQFSTREHVTDISGRGVGMDAIKVAAEELAGRVWVESTVGQGSTLFVEVPYITEFQKDKKLPTAA, from the coding sequence ATGAGAATCCAGTACTCCCTCTTCGACACCCTTTTAGAGCCTGTTTTTGTTCTGACAGCAGATCAAAAGGTTGTCTATTGCAATGAAACTGCCGCCATTGTGGCCGGCCTTTCCATTCGCAAGATCACAAGAGGCATGAAGTTCAATGAACTGTTCCAGTTCAGCGAACCTATTGAAGCTCTGGACAATCTGATTGGTGTCTCGGATGCGACTCCTTACAAAGAGGTCAACTTCAAAGCCATCCACGCGGAAGAAGGCAAAGTGCAGATCACTCTGCAGCCGATCTTTGATTCCATGGGTGACAAGAACTGGATCGTCTTTGTGCGTGATGTGACTTTGGAAGAACGTCTGCAGAAAAAATACCGCGCTGAACTTGAGCAAAAAGAAGGCGTCATCACGGCGCTGGAAGAAGCCAAAGTTCAGCTTGAAAACTACAGCAAAAACCTGGAACAAATGGTGGCCGACCGCACGCGCGAGTTGTCCCGTCTTAACACAACCATGTCCGCCCTGCTGGACAGTCTGGGTCAGGGTTTCTTTATCTTCAATGCTGAAGGTAAAATCCTGGATGTGTCCTCGAAGGCCTGCGAAGCCACGGTGGAATGCAAACCTGACGGTCAACTGATCTGGGATGTGCTGAAACTTCCGGAAAACAAAGTCGAAGGCTTCAAAAAATGGATGCAGACCCTGTTCATGGAAATGCTGCCATTTGAAGACCTGTCCTGCCTGGGACCTGAAACCTACCCGCACAGCAAAGAGCGTAACATCGCCCTTGAATACCACCCGCTTCGCAGCAGCGAAGGCGTGATGGAAGGTGTGGTTGTTGTCGCTTCGGACATCACTTCGCTGGTCGAAGCACAAAAACAAGCTGAGCGCGAAAAAGAACATGCAAAATTGATCATCCACATGATCAAATCCAAACGTGAAATTCACCGCTTCATCCAGGAAGCTCAAGGCTTGCTGGGTCAGGTGCGTGATGAAGTCAGCAAGGACAACGGTCCTTACAACACCGAAGAGCTTTTCCGCAGTCTGCACACGCTCAAAGGCGGCGCAGCGCTGTTTTCGATCAAAGATGTCGCCGAAGCCTGCCATCAGGCCGAGGGCCTGCTGGCCGAACTGAAAGAGTCCTGGACTCATCCAGGCTTTATCGCCCTTCGCGGCAAATGTTTTGAAGTGGAAGAGTTCTTCCACAAGTTCCTGGATCAAACCAAAGAAATTCTGGGAAGCTCGAACATGCCAGAAGAGCGTCAGATCGAAGTCGCTATCAGTAAACTGAACCATATCGCCCGCAAAGTGGGCTCACTGCCGGGTGGCGGTGCCGTGGCGCAGGAGCTGCTGCTGGAACTTGCGATGGAGCCGGTCGCTGGATTTGTCGAGCCTTATAACGACGTGATGCTGCGAGTGGCTGCTCAGGTCGATAAAATGGTCTCCCCGCTGAAGATTCACAATGGCAACCTGATGGTGATTCCGGAAATTTACAGCGGTTTGTTCTCTACCTTCGTGCATGCCTTCAGAAATGCTGTGGATCACGGTATCGAGATGCCGGATCATCGCGTGGACATCGGCAAACCTGCCGAAGGCCAGGTGGATGTTACTTTCAGTCTGAATCACAATTCTCAAGGTTCCTGGCTGCTGGTGCAAATCAAGGATGACGGTGGCGGTATTGACCCTGCCCGTATTCGCGAAAAGCTTACCGGCAAGGGCCTGGATGTGTCCGCTGAAAGCGATCAGCAGATCATTCAGCATATCTTCGACAGTCAGTTCTCGACCCGCGAACACGTCACGGACATCTCAGGCCGTGGCGTGGGAATGGACGCCATCAAAGTCGCCGCCGAAGAGCTGGCCGGCCGCGTATGGGTCGAATCCACCGTAGGACAAGGATCTACCTTGTTTGTGGAAGTTCCTTACATCACCGAATTCCAAAAAGACAAAAAACTTCCAACCGCCGCCTAA
- the dcd gene encoding dCTP deaminase: MILTDQQILDFMKEGSIKVEPFRRECLGTNSYDVHLGKTLAVYEDKVLDAKKHNKIRTFEIPEEGFVLMPDTLYLGVTLEYTETLKHVPFLEGKSSVGRLGIDIHATAGKGDVGFCNYWTLEISVKQPVRVYTGMPVGQLIYFEVKGDILTPYNVKPSAKYNDKQPIPVESMMWKNSF; the protein is encoded by the coding sequence ATGATTCTGACGGATCAGCAAATTCTGGATTTCATGAAGGAAGGCTCCATTAAAGTGGAACCTTTCCGCAGAGAATGCCTGGGTACGAACTCTTATGATGTTCACCTGGGTAAAACTCTAGCTGTCTATGAAGACAAGGTGCTGGACGCCAAGAAGCATAACAAGATTCGTACCTTTGAGATTCCAGAAGAGGGTTTCGTGCTGATGCCAGACACTCTCTATTTGGGCGTTACTTTGGAGTACACTGAGACTCTGAAGCATGTCCCATTTTTGGAAGGCAAATCGAGCGTAGGCCGTCTCGGAATCGACATCCATGCCACTGCTGGCAAAGGAGACGTCGGTTTCTGCAACTATTGGACTCTGGAAATTTCCGTGAAACAGCCTGTGCGTGTTTACACTGGAATGCCGGTTGGTCAGTTGATATACTTTGAAGTGAAAGGCGACATTTTAACTCCTTATAATGTCAAACCTTCCGCAAAATATAACGACAAACAACCAATCCCGGTAGAGTCCATGATGTGGAAAAATTCATTCTAA
- a CDS encoding ChaN family lipoprotein: MKTLGLFLSSLLMLACAHAQNSGILRGNDLQPVDLAEAVRPVAPGSIVVIGENHGFKEHQNQQLSIMQALRAQGLKVSVGMEFFTYTDQPVVDSYRQGLLSETDFLSQIKWGNPSYDYYRGQSLFPNLSEGSKTIALNAPRSLTGKVSKGGLQALTPDDLKLMPPQFAVGNDGYKRRFLSMMPHLPNPEAGERYFASQSIWDDTMAWQAVEFMRSHPEQVLVIVVGDFHVQYGGGLPDRLRVRGSEFPVVTFSQVNTAGLTEDEIATEINPGTQDGPRADYLWLAPALSPAL, translated from the coding sequence GTGAAGACTTTGGGCCTTTTTTTAAGTTCCCTGCTCATGTTGGCCTGTGCACATGCTCAAAATAGTGGCATTTTGCGTGGAAACGACCTCCAACCGGTGGATTTGGCTGAAGCCGTCCGTCCAGTCGCTCCGGGTTCTATCGTAGTTATCGGCGAAAATCACGGTTTCAAAGAACACCAGAATCAACAGCTCTCCATTATGCAGGCTTTGCGGGCTCAGGGCCTGAAGGTCTCTGTCGGGATGGAATTTTTTACATACACCGACCAGCCCGTGGTGGACTCTTACCGTCAGGGACTTTTGAGCGAAACTGACTTCCTCTCTCAAATCAAATGGGGCAACCCTTCTTATGATTATTATCGCGGGCAAAGCCTGTTCCCGAACCTGTCAGAAGGGTCCAAGACGATTGCTTTGAATGCTCCGCGCTCTTTGACCGGCAAGGTTTCCAAGGGCGGCCTGCAGGCGCTGACTCCGGATGATTTGAAACTGATGCCTCCGCAATTTGCGGTGGGGAACGATGGCTACAAACGCCGTTTCCTGTCCATGATGCCGCATCTGCCGAATCCCGAGGCGGGCGAGCGCTATTTTGCGTCTCAGTCCATCTGGGATGACACGATGGCGTGGCAGGCGGTGGAGTTTATGCGCTCCCATCCCGAACAAGTGCTGGTGATTGTGGTGGGGGATTTCCATGTGCAGTACGGGGGCGGTCTGCCGGATCGTCTGCGTGTGCGCGGGTCCGAGTTCCCCGTGGTGACCTTCTCGCAAGTAAATACGGCAGGTCTGACTGAGGACGAAATCGCGACTGAAATCAACCCAGGCACTCAGGACGGTCCCCGTGCTGATTATCTGTGGTTGGCGCCAGCTCTAAGTCCAGCATTGTAA
- a CDS encoding response regulator, giving the protein MFPPETRILVIDDMPSIRDLVKNTLKAMGYKNLQEAEDGEAGLKILIQNNTPGSQIQLVISDWNMPKMKGLELLKQVRATAEFANLPFVLLTSESERDQVTEAVLAGVSQYIVKPFSAKIFEDKLKAAYSKHNK; this is encoded by the coding sequence ATGTTCCCCCCTGAGACCCGCATCCTAGTTATTGATGACATGCCCTCCATTCGTGATCTGGTGAAGAACACGTTAAAAGCCATGGGTTATAAAAACCTGCAGGAAGCTGAAGACGGGGAAGCCGGTCTTAAAATTCTTATTCAGAACAACACTCCGGGCTCTCAGATCCAACTGGTGATTTCCGACTGGAATATGCCGAAAATGAAGGGCTTGGAATTGCTGAAGCAAGTTCGCGCCACGGCGGAATTTGCCAATCTTCCATTCGTGCTTCTGACGTCAGAGTCCGAGCGTGATCAGGTCACTGAAGCTGTTCTTGCCGGTGTGTCCCAGTATATCGTGAAGCCATTTTCGGCAAAGATCTTTGAAGACAAATTGAAAGCTGCTTACAGCAAACACAACAAATAG
- a CDS encoding helix-turn-helix domain-containing protein, with translation MTSFDVLAQNLAAQITELRKKRQLTQAALAKLAGVPRSTLTNMESGMGNPSLVNLAKVCAALQVSFEELLATPRSQTKLIRKDEIPANKKAKGNVTVYKLLPDPIPGMAIDRMELEVGARMGGIPHSSGTKEYLHCVQGQMTVVVSGESFELKPGDVLAFPGDSAHNYVNTGATKAIGLSVVTMTPRY, from the coding sequence ATGACTTCTTTCGACGTATTGGCTCAGAACCTTGCCGCTCAAATCACTGAACTTCGTAAAAAACGTCAACTGACTCAAGCTGCCTTGGCGAAGCTGGCCGGTGTGCCACGATCCACACTGACCAATATGGAAAGTGGGATGGGGAACCCTTCGTTGGTGAATCTGGCCAAGGTTTGTGCGGCTTTGCAGGTTTCATTCGAAGAGCTGCTGGCAACGCCCAGATCCCAGACAAAATTGATTCGCAAGGATGAAATTCCCGCCAATAAAAAAGCCAAAGGCAACGTCACTGTTTACAAACTTTTACCGGATCCGATTCCGGGGATGGCCATTGATCGCATGGAGCTTGAAGTGGGGGCTCGCATGGGCGGGATCCCGCATTCCAGCGGTACGAAAGAGTATTTGCACTGTGTGCAGGGGCAGATGACCGTGGTGGTCAGTGGGGAAAGTTTTGAGCTGAAGCCCGGAGATGTTTTGGCATTCCCGGGGGATTCAGCCCATAACTATGTCAACACGGGCGCTACAAAAGCCATCGGCCTGAGCGTCGTGACGATGACACCAAGATATTAG
- a CDS encoding transposase, translating into MSSRTYLAAMLLSVVVVSKSKAQSTSLKIPQAEGVSSIQQPQVSSKPATVYGQIRMEGMQYLTPIPESPNLTYSQLLSARLSGLKETSWIDFAADVSGGTFFTRGQSHFVVSEAYVASKKAPFRAFAGRKKHDWSEMDRRWQLGLWQPKFAIDTLRPEEQGLTGLFLDYNTNGWQIVGFASPLFIPSMGPDIREEGGGLVSDSRWYRAPSRDYDFNNNINTIQYQLDIPDAAKLTANGGAAMMGRLGSKERGPWVVVSGGYLPVNELILKRKNFKDVSEEKVDVTVSPDVTHHIIKSIDLGYTHGRMKASVSYLEDDPIEKRPDDPEWSIQKLEPIRAYSAAFDFSLADFLAKTLAIQVEYLKVEGGGITDIQSNGQPDDFTMFDDRLKFTNALSFRVEGQLASFFNRPFVTRFKYLYDYDQRGSLLNTEFLYYPSQKWAVVVGGDVLGVQDEKHDPSGFLNQYRANDRFYGGMTYVF; encoded by the coding sequence GTGAGTAGTAGGACCTATTTGGCCGCGATGCTTTTGAGCGTTGTGGTGGTTTCAAAGTCCAAGGCACAATCAACGAGCTTGAAGATTCCTCAAGCCGAAGGGGTGAGCTCTATCCAACAGCCTCAGGTCTCGTCCAAACCGGCAACGGTGTATGGGCAGATCAGGATGGAGGGGATGCAGTATCTGACCCCGATTCCTGAATCTCCGAATTTAACTTACAGCCAGCTTCTTTCCGCTCGTCTTTCCGGTCTTAAAGAAACTTCCTGGATCGACTTTGCCGCCGACGTCTCCGGCGGAACCTTCTTCACCCGTGGACAATCTCACTTCGTTGTTTCTGAGGCCTATGTGGCTTCCAAGAAAGCGCCTTTCCGTGCATTTGCCGGTCGCAAAAAGCATGACTGGAGTGAGATGGACCGCCGCTGGCAACTGGGTCTGTGGCAACCGAAGTTTGCCATCGACACCCTTCGCCCCGAGGAACAGGGTCTGACGGGTCTGTTCCTGGATTATAACACCAACGGTTGGCAGATCGTGGGCTTTGCCTCACCTTTGTTCATTCCAAGCATGGGCCCCGATATTCGTGAAGAGGGTGGCGGCCTGGTTTCTGACAGCCGCTGGTATCGTGCCCCTTCGCGCGACTATGACTTCAATAACAACATCAACACCATTCAGTATCAACTCGACATCCCGGATGCTGCCAAGCTGACGGCCAATGGTGGTGCCGCGATGATGGGGCGCCTGGGCAGCAAAGAGCGTGGCCCGTGGGTGGTGGTCAGCGGTGGTTACCTGCCGGTGAATGAACTGATTCTGAAGCGCAAAAACTTCAAAGACGTTTCTGAAGAAAAAGTCGACGTGACGGTGTCTCCGGATGTCACTCATCACATCATCAAATCCATCGACCTGGGTTACACCCATGGCCGTATGAAGGCTTCTGTTTCTTATCTTGAGGACGATCCTATTGAAAAACGTCCGGATGATCCGGAATGGTCCATTCAAAAGCTGGAGCCTATCCGTGCGTACTCGGCGGCGTTTGATTTCTCTTTGGCGGACTTCCTGGCAAAAACTCTGGCGATCCAGGTGGAATATCTGAAAGTTGAAGGCGGCGGTATCACGGACATTCAGTCCAATGGTCAGCCGGATGACTTCACGATGTTTGACGACCGTTTGAAATTCACGAACGCCCTTTCTTTCCGCGTTGAAGGGCAGCTTGCCAGCTTCTTCAATCGTCCGTTTGTGACCCGTTTTAAGTATTTGTATGATTATGATCAAAGAGGCTCGTTGCTCAACACCGAGTTCCTCTATTACCCAAGTCAAAAGTGGGCCGTGGTCGTCGGAGGAGACGTATTGGGCGTGCAGGATGAAAAGCACGATCCATCCGGATTCCTCAATCAATATCGCGCGAACGACCGTTTCTACGGGGGCATGACTTATGTTTTCTAA
- a CDS encoding alpha/beta fold hydrolase, translating to MATSRNWLLLRGLARGVGHWGSFAEKIQQHFPNDKFEFLDLPGNGSRHQDTSPVKISEYVKDLRARCSYVQKGEPFQVLSVSLGAMITVEWMKEYPHEIRKATLVCTSSGGFSPFYRRFIAGNIPKGLKLIGREKDEAVWEKTILGMITNSHERREEEMGAMMAYTRQYPMNPLNVIRQMYAASRYRFPDSAPGDIRLLGSHGDRLVSPTCTLKIAEKWGVRAEMHPWAGHDVPIDDPQWLLEHLL from the coding sequence ATGGCAACATCTAGAAACTGGTTATTGCTGCGCGGACTGGCGCGCGGGGTGGGGCACTGGGGCTCGTTCGCGGAAAAAATTCAGCAGCATTTTCCGAATGATAAATTTGAATTTTTGGATTTACCGGGGAACGGATCCCGTCATCAGGACACCAGTCCGGTGAAGATTTCTGAGTATGTGAAAGATCTGCGGGCGCGCTGCTCGTACGTGCAAAAAGGTGAACCGTTTCAGGTGCTGTCGGTTTCTTTGGGCGCGATGATCACCGTGGAATGGATGAAGGAATATCCTCATGAAATCCGCAAAGCCACTTTGGTGTGCACAAGCTCTGGCGGTTTTTCTCCGTTCTATCGTCGTTTTATTGCCGGGAACATTCCCAAAGGTCTGAAACTGATTGGCCGGGAAAAGGATGAAGCCGTCTGGGAAAAAACCATTCTGGGCATGATCACCAACAGCCACGAACGTCGCGAAGAGGAAATGGGCGCAATGATGGCTTATACCAGACAGTATCCCATGAACCCGCTGAACGTGATTCGTCAGATGTACGCGGCCTCTCGCTATCGCTTTCCGGATTCTGCACCCGGTGATATTCGCCTGTTGGGAAGTCACGGGGATCGTCTGGTTTCACCAACCTGCACTTTGAAGATTGCCGAAAAGTGGGGAGTCCGCGCTGAAATGCACCCTTGGGCGGGGCATGATGTGCCGATTGACGACCCGCAATGGCTGCTGGAGCACTTGCTCTAA